TTCATCTGATTTATTATAGCCAACAAAAATAGGTTTATCTTGGTTCACTTTTGTCCAAGGTAGAGCTCTCGTACCTATTTTTCCATTATCCAAAATCTTTCGGTAAGAATCACCATCTTTTAAGTAGCCCACGGTTTTACGTTCATTAATTTGTAAAATCAATTGATTAATATGACCTAAATGAACTTGTGCACTTTGAATTTCTGGATATTTTTGGGATAATCTTTGACTCAAATCTTTTTGTTGAAACAAGTAATCAAAAACTTTATCGCTAGCCTTGATCTTGGATACCTTAACAATTTCTTTAGCAGGTAAATGCTCTGCACCAATTATTTTAACAGTACTGATATTCGCTAAAGGTGAAATATAGTATCCTAAACCAGCTATCGCCAAAACTGAAACCGTCATTATCAGACCTAGCCTACGTCGTAATGATCGTCGTCTTTCTGCCTGTAAATTTGAGAGTGAGGCAGAAATCTTGGTCTGCGATTTTCGACTATTCCTTTGTTGGTTAAATTCATGATTCAA
This is a stretch of genomic DNA from Lactobacillus crispatus. It encodes these proteins:
- a CDS encoding cell division protein FtsQ/DivIB; the protein is MAKKPVTKIDPRKELSPYLNHEFNQQRNSRKSQTKISASLSNLQAERRRSLRRRLGLIMTVSVLAIAGLGYYISPLANISTVKIIGAEHLPAKEIVKVSKIKASDKVFDYLFQQKDLSQRLSQKYPEIQSAQVHLGHINQLILQINERKTVGYLKDGDSYRKILDNGKIGTRALPWTKVNQDKPIFVGYNKSDELKNDLKLFNSLPNSFKNQVKLLSGNTRRNSQIILVMKDGNVVIGNTATLNSKLKYYDSIRIKAGKHSLIDLEIGAFSRPLTSSEKKAYGIS